The sequence CGCAACAAAAAAAGGTCTTTTCTTGGTACTGATCAGAGGTTACACTTTCTCAAAATTGGGCTGAGCCTGAGAGAGCTAGTTGTCAGCAAAAGAAAGATGTactagtttttactttttattctttgattTTGCCTAACAATttttgggtgatttttttttttttttcttgagaaaattttcTGGGTGATTTTCATAAAAGTATTTTTCAGCTTAAGTAATTTTATATGGATGTATTGGTGCAGGGATGTGGCTGTCCATTGCAGTGTCCCGCCAGTACCTCCAATTCCATCTAATCCAGCTTCTCCTGGTCCACAGTAAGAAAAATCATAGGTgtataatcttttttatttgtaatattctttcttctctttttttcctcttatctTATGAGACAATAAAAGTTTATGCCAATATCAGGAGCAGGAAAGTTTGGATTGTTGGACTGATAGCATCAGCAATTCTACTCTTCTTTGGGATCAAATTTGGGCCATTACTCAAGCTAAAACGTAAGGAAACTTAACTTGTTCTTCTCCATTTTGTCAATTATAATGCATATCTGCATCACTTATGCATCTTATAGCAGTCTGTTCTAGCCAACCCCAAATTTTTTGGGACTAGAGTTTACATCGTCATTGTTAATGGGGGTTTAATTTGGTGCTTGGATTTGACATATACAGAGGAAGTTGATACTGTGGTGGACACGGCAGAAGATGTGGCGGAGGTCGTAGAAAAGGTGGCGGAGGAAGTGGAGATAGTAGCTGAAGAAATTGCAGAGCACCTTCCAGCAGGAGGAAAACTTAAAGTCGTTGCAACATTTATTGAAAATGTAGCAGAAACAACAGCCAAGGATGCCCGGCTGCTAGAAGATGTCATTGACAAGGTCATACCTAATAAATACCCTTTTTTAAGCCTTAGTGCATAAGTCACCAATAGGATctggtttcttaaaaaaaaaaatttatctcatTTTATCATCTTAAAACTAATTTATTCATTATACCATATCACACCAcattaatattactattttttgtatgtgttctaataagtattcctgtttac is a genomic window of Quercus lobata isolate SW786 chromosome 2, ValleyOak3.0 Primary Assembly, whole genome shotgun sequence containing:
- the LOC115973787 gene encoding uncharacterized protein LOC115973787 isoform X3; translation: MWLSIAVSRQYLQFHLIQLLLVHSKKNHRSRKVWIVGLIASAILLFFGIKFGPLLKLKQEVDTVVDTAEDVAEVVEKVAEEVEIVAEEIAEHLPAGGKLKVVATFIENVAETTAKDARLLEDVIDKVIVTTLAMEDGNLLKDHWLLQEDMHVTVCIRLM
- the LOC115973787 gene encoding uncharacterized protein LOC115973787 isoform X2 — its product is MSASKQLALIGTSHRDVAVHCSVPPVPPIPSNPASPGPQSRKVWIVGLIASAILLFFGIKFGPLLKLKQEVDTVVDTAEDVAEVVEKVAEEVEIVAEEIAEHLPAGGKLKVVATFIENVAETTAKDARLLEDVIDKVIVTTLAMEDGNLLKDHWLLQEDMHVTVCIRLM
- the LOC115973787 gene encoding uncharacterized protein LOC115973787 isoform X1; this translates as MSASKQLALIGTSHRFQSLIPNPCHLLLISKRNKKRSFLGTDQRLHFLKIGLSLRELVVSKRKMDVAVHCSVPPVPPIPSNPASPGPQSRKVWIVGLIASAILLFFGIKFGPLLKLKQEVDTVVDTAEDVAEVVEKVAEEVEIVAEEIAEHLPAGGKLKVVATFIENVAETTAKDARLLEDVIDKVIVTTLAMEDGNLLKDHWLLQEDMHVTVCIRLM